The following is a genomic window from Bacilli bacterium PM5-9.
AACTAAATCAACCAACATATGACGATATTGAGTACCAAGTACAATATCAACACCTTCAATTTCAATTATATCCTGTGGACTAACTTGAGCATAACAACCAAACGCACAAACAATCGCATCTTTATTTCTTCTAATTGCTTGTCTAATTATTTTTCTTGATTTAGTATCACCAGTATTAGTTACTGTGCAAGTATTAATAATATAAACATCTGCTTTTTCTTTAAAATCAACCTGAAAATAATCATGCGCCTCAAACATTCGAGCAATCGCACTACTTTCATAGCTATTTACTTTACATCCTAAACTATATATTGCAAAAGTTTTCATCTAAACTCCCTTTCTATTCCATTAAATCACTAATTATACTAACCACACTAATTGCAGCAGTTTCACATCTTAAAATTCTTTTTCCAAGGCTAATTGGTTTAATATTTAATTCTTTCATCTTTTCTACTTCACTTAAATCAAAACCACCCTCAGGACCTACAATAATCAAACAACTATTATCTTTACTATAATTATCTCTTATCTTATTTTTAAAATCTTCTTTTTCATAAGCAACTAAATTAATATCCTGTAAATTATTTTTTAAATCGTCGATTGTTAAAGGTTCTTCTATTTCCATTAAAGTATTTCTTTTTGCTTGTTCACAAGCTTCTTTAATAATTTTTTTCCATCTAACCATTTTCTTGTTTATTTTATCATTATCCATTTTCACAATACTATTTTTTGTTTTTAATGGAATAAACTTACTTACACCTAATTCACAAGCCTTTTGAATAACAAATTCTAATTTATCAGCCTTAACTAATCCAAAAGCTAAAACAAGACTTTTATCTAATTCATTATCCATCATTAATTGCTCAATAATCATTATTTTTTTATCATTAACTATTTTACATAAATATCTTTTTTTATCATCAATATTAACACATAGAATTTCATCATTTTCTTTCATTCTCATCACACTAAAAACATGATGCAAATCATCCTTGTCTAATATAATATATTCATTTTCTATTTGGTTTGTTTTTATCATATACTGTTGCATTTTCTCACCCACATTATTATATCATATTTAATAACTTTTTTTATTTCTTTTGTTTGTATAGGTTGACATTTAAAGATTATCTTTGATAACATTAGCATATATAGAAGAAAAGAGGTCTTAAATATGAAAAATGCGTATATTAATGGTATTATTCATACGATGAATGATCATCGTGTAGTTGAGGCAATGCTTGTTGATGATGAAAAAATCAAAAACATAGGAACTACAAAGGAAATTCTTGAATTAGTAGATGATAATACTCAAGTAATTGACTTAGAACAAAAAGTAGTTATTCCAGGATTTATTGATAGTCATTTACATGGTTTACTAAGCTCTCAAAAAATGAGCCAAGTTGACTTAAGCCAAGCGAAAAGTATTGATGATTTAGTTAACATTACTAAAGATACAATGCCTAAAAACCTTAAAGATGGAGATTGGGTAATTGGTCGTGGTTGGAATCAAGATTACTTTGATATAAAAAAATT
Proteins encoded in this region:
- a CDS encoding 16S rRNA (uracil1498-N3)-methyltransferase (product_source=KO:K09761; cath_funfam=3.40.1280.10; cog=COG1385; ko=KO:K09761; pfam=PF04452; superfamily=75217,88697; tigrfam=TIGR00046) translates to MQQYMIKTNQIENEYIILDKDDLHHVFSVMRMKENDEILCVNIDDKKRYLCKIVNDKKIMIIEQLMMDNELDKSLVLAFGLVKADKLEFVIQKACELGVSKFIPLKTKNSIVKMDNDKINKKMVRWKKIIKEACEQAKRNTLMEIEEPLTIDDLKNNLQDINLVAYEKEDFKNKIRDNYSKDNSCLIIVGPEGGFDLSEVEKMKELNIKPISLGKRILRCETAAISVVSIISDLME